The following DNA comes from Sebastes umbrosus isolate fSebUmb1 chromosome 8, fSebUmb1.pri, whole genome shotgun sequence.
ATTGTGTAAAAAGTTGATAAAGCTGTAAACTGTAGACTGCCTTAAAGTCTggtcatacatttttaattaacttaaATGAATACAGGGAAAATGTATCATAATACTTTCCATGATCTCCAATACCTTCTCAATATTCTTCATTCTCTTCTCATCCTGGACTTCCTGGAGTTGTCTTTTTTGATGGATGGGATGGGTCATCACAAACCTGTCGTTCAGCTGCAGGCATTTCTCCTCATAGTGCTGAGAAATTTTCTGTAGCTTCAACTTTGCATCACGTTTTACCACTTGATGCAGTCGCTATGTCAAAAGGAAGACAGTAAGGTGCTTAAAAATACATGCTTTTGTAGATATTGATGTTATGTTATACTAATAATGTGAACTTCAAACATAAGAATATTGAGAGACAGTCTTTTcagttacagtttttttcagtaTTAGCACAGAGCAAGACTACTTATCTTAATTTTTCTACATGACAAAACCTGCTGTCCTAACCAATTGCACACATACAGCCGTCCTTACAACAGTGTAGATCTCATGCCCCTTCTTGTGCAGGCCAGCATTGGCTGCAGGCTGCATGATTTCCATCAATGTGCCACTGATTtctgctttcttcttcttttcaagCGAGACGTAGAGTTGGTAAAGGAGGCGTGTGGCAACACCCTGCTTCTCCTGCATCAGATCCTGGGCTGTGTTTATGTCGAAAGAGATCCCCAGTAACTGGAGAGTAGGCTCAACACGGGTAAAGTTATTCAGTCTGGAGATGGAGTTGCtatgaaaaaaaaggtgttattAACTTTAATCATTATGAACACTTTAAATTAAGCACCAGTTAGGTTTTTTAACAGCAAAAGCAAAGGATCatggatagatagacagacaaagagagagggtaACTTACTCGTTCTTCATAAACAGACTGAAATCATTCTGCAGCTGATATTTATGCAGAACCTCCCCAATCAGGTAACCACTGGAGAAATCCTTGGCAAGGGTCTGTGGGTCTGTGAAGATGAACATGCATGTGATTTGTGACTGTTTTTAATTGTATGTGATTGTCATTTTGTGCACTTTGTCTCAATGGTTCTGATGTtttatggaaatcatttcttttttgtagCAGCGATGATTGTATTTTTAGGAACACTTCATTGCAGCCACCCGTATGAGGGGAGGAAGTAACGaaaattaaatgataaaaatggaaatgatgaAAACGCATTTGGATTGAAAACTTGAGCTGTAAAAATAGAGGTGAATTGAAAAATGGAATTAAAAACAGAGCCACATTTAataattttcaccattttacattcatcatttacaacacaaaattgCCATTTATCATTAAAGGATGTGGCCTgaagggtggaagtaacaatAATTAGTTGAAGAAAAGGGAAGTGATAAAAATGCTGAAATCAACACAAAAGCAtgacagatatttatttcattaacaTTCTGAAATCATTCTACAACTGATATTTATGCAGAACCTCCCCAATTAGGTAACCACTGGAGAAATCCTTGGCAAAGGTCTTTGGGTCTGTGAAGATGAACATGCATGTGattttatgactgtttttaattgtatttgaaTGTCATTTGTGCACTTTGTCTCAATGGTTCTGATGTTTTATGGAAATCACTTGTTTTTTGGAATTgctttgttgctgaaatgtgctatataaatacattcgCCTTGCCTTCCGCAAACAGTGCCATTTTCtacatttcaacatttcaacGTTTGTTAATGTTAATCTAGCTTACAGAAACATATTAGACaaattgttaaaatatttaaaattactAGTTTGAACACCTGTCTGGACTTTCAGATTGCAAACGTTACACAAAACTTTTCAGGTTTTTCCAAAAATAACGTTGCTCATGACATCTTCTACCGAAGTAAATCCCTTaataaagggactgtttgcaacttcttacacatataaatcacccgggtcggtatCCCATGTgtgctcgcatatgcacgctctcgtatggctacgctgttcatacaagactccaacacacactacaaggaagcaccaaaacctcaaagttatatctagtgaagcccgtcttgcaaaacagtgttggccgcggtcggaggacgcggaggagaccgtagttttggtctccaggaccggagtctctgctgtactctgctcctctgtctgcctgccttcactcacacaccgcgctagttctcgctctttcgctccatacgtgcatgcgcgcacactacacactgcagaagagttagtttagctctgagaatatctagtgaatgtacagtggaggtttgtgcagaaataactgctgcagctcctccagaccaacagaggtttcccgtgtcttgtgaagtgacggggctccgcagcgagaaacgttatcatctatgaccgggtgccggtgtctcccatgttccctccggccgcggtcgggaggctgaggcaggaaaagtcagtactaggatcagcactgattcatggagagacctctgtctggtcagctaacattactgccaagcagctgaaatatagagtgatattgtggttttagctgacgtgtgtcgcctcactgttttgagcgatgctcgttcatgtctatgtagagcaagtaaggcgcgagcccgacgctgactttagttgacttaacggccacaggtgtcgctgttaacaagcatttctgattcttacaaacagtccctttaactttacCCTACCAATCTATATCCCTGCATGTGTTGATAAGTTAACTGTTTATAAACTTTGATAAAGAGCTCTTACATTGTCAGCTTTGTAAATTCCCATACCTTTTAATGAGCCTAGTAGTGACAGTTAACGGGGACTAAACCACCGAGGTAGCATCATTAAGCCAGCaggtagctagctaacgttagctaacgttagataaGCTGTAACTTCAGTTTCACTCACCAACAGCTTTAGACAGCCGGAGCTCCTCGTTCAGCCACCTGCACAATATATCCGACATCTTCTTTCTTATAAGTTCAACTCAGACTATATAACGTTATACTACCTAATAGTAATAACGGACATGTTAGTAGGTGATACTAGGACTCTTTAGCTCGCTAATAATAACGGCTGATAAACTACCAGGAGCGGAGGAAGTCCCAGAGGTGCACTGTTGCCATGGGGACACGTCAACAGGGTTGCCATGGGGACACGTCAACAGGGTTACCCAGTGAGCTTCAGGGGGGCTCTCGTGGGAGCGGGCGCGCCCAGCTGGAGCTGGATCAGTTATCTGTTCTGCCCCCAAAATATAAACAGTGATGTAATGACTGCAAACTGATCCAGAACCTGTACAATGTCGCACTTCAGATGATCGATTGTATTTTTAGGAACACTTCATTGCAGCCACCCGTATGAAGGGTGGaagttcaagattcaagattcaagatgtttattgtcacgccggttataagtacaatcgtgtgaaatgctttttgctgggaagctccattaaatataataatttatattacaATTGTAAAAGGAAAGAcgttgtacaaggcatattgagaacatatacatatcaggaaaatatgaatgtacatatataagaaatactttgtacaagataagataagatgaacctttattaatcccccgagggaaattcaggtgtcaaagcagcaacatcataaacagagtgaaacacagaggtaaaggtatacaaaaattataaaaacaatgatagagatataaaagatacagagtgaatgggtgaacatagtatATGCAGTCcgtcaattaataaataaataaatgtagtatgtgcaataaataaatgtaatatgtacatatgtgcagtctataaagtggtatataggatgtatattgtaagtaagtgtaaagtgcaccagtggttagagtccaagatggttgcagatagtgcatgttaaaaggtagataatgcatgtttaaaggtagatagtgcatacAAGGCATATtgagaacatatacagtatatacagtataagatatatgattgaggtattgcccttgtttattgcactttttgtgtgagaaggtgtcgtatgaattatctatttaaaagtctgatcgcctggaggaaaaaactgttcctcagtctgctggtgagagtcctaggggtcctgtatcttctaccagagggcaggagggagaacaggctgttgtggggttgtgtgttgtccttaatgaccctcagggacttcctgaggcactGCTGGGTGTACAGCgcctgcaggctgggcagctcgcacccggtgatgtgttgggcgaaaataaacatataaacagaCAAAGTCACGaaaattaaatgataaaaatggaggtgatgaaaacGCATGTGGGTTGAAAACTGGAGCTGTAAAAATTGAAGCGAATTGAAAACTGGAGCCATGAAAGTAGATGTGAATTAAAAAATGGAGCTGTAAAAATagatgtgaattgaaaaatggagTGAGAAATTATCAAATGATTTGATCAATTTAAAGCCGATTTGATTAAAACAGTCATGATATGATAAAAACAGAGCCACGTTTAATCATTTTGACcatcttacattcatcattcacaacacaaaattgcCATTTATCATTAAAAGAAGTGGCCTgaagggtggaagtaacaatAATTACTTGAAGAAATGGGAagtgaaaaaaatgcagaaCATTAACACAAAAGCATGACAGATATTGTAGCGACTGGTGCAGGAAAAGACTGTGTTCTTGACACGCTCAATGAGTAATATCCAGGTAATATTCACTGTTGGGTGTGATTCACGTTTAATAAAGAAATTCACATCACAGCATAATGACTTTTATGCAGACAGGCCTTGTTGATAATATGATGAATGGCTTTCTGGTGTGGCTGCCCCGAGCATACAGCATGCAGGCTGTAAAAAGCGTGCAATCCCCTGTCATCCATGCATGATTATATGCTCTGCTTCACCTGTGCTCAATATAGAGTTTAACTGCAACACCTCTCTACACTGCCACCTGTGGTCAAGTTAACATTAGACTTTATCAATGATTTCtctggttgttgtttttctaaatTAAAGTGGAGAAGAAACTAAAGCTGTGAGTTTTTTAGGcctcaataaaaaaacatctggaCTGTGGTGTCATTAATGTGTAGGAAACTTAAATcaaatataatcaaataaatatcATGGCACCTGCAAATGATTGACTATTTAATGTTATGGTAACCTAACATCACTGAAAGTCAAGGAAGTCACATAACACAATCATTTTAGATGTCTGATGTTGTCTTTTATAGAAATCAACACCAAACCagtcaagtggtaaaaaatagtGATGAGGAAAAAACTCCCAAACAACCCTtttaacagagaaaaaaagagtaataGAGTAGGGCTTcctcttccaggatggacatACAGagtccatatgacaaaaattgATCcgtataatgtgaacatatatgGAGGAATGGAACCAGGAGGAtttcaagcagcttccaggtgtcgccaaacagatagagcctcagcaccacctcctctccaccatgtaacctagagagaggacaaggtttttgtttttagttcacAGTTGCTTTGGTAATGTTGACGTATGTTTCCCATGCCAATAAGCCCCTTtggattgaattgaattgataggGGGCgggggacagagagacagaccgacagagagagagagagactcactGGCTCTTCAGATAATGTTCGGGGTCTGGAAGCAAGCAGGGTGCCGAGAGtggttcagtgtgttcagtggaCTGTTGTGGTGCTCGGGTGTCCTGAGATCATCGGCTGATCCACATCCACTCTCAGATGCTCCAGGAATGCCAAAGACACAGGAAGAGTCCTGCCCTATGAAATCAAAAACAagtctaatttatttttttcatcactATACTTCCTCCTTTGGGTTGACAGACATCATGATGTTCTTCCACATTTCTCCTGCAGACTCAATAATCTCTAAATAAATTAACTTTGATCTGTATTGACACAGatttatatatacaaaaaaaatagccTGTTAAATTATGTCAACTTTAGCTTATAACAACTTTATGTCACCTTTGCTAGTCTTGTAGTCTTAGTAAGGACTTAGTTTGTTGACTAAATCACAGGTGACCATCGCTCTCCAGCTCGTCTTGTGGTCGGCCATCCTTCTCATCTGGTTGGGAGGACGAACTTCTTTGTCGTCAAGGAAACTGCTGGATGTATGGCaggaaaaagtagaaaaagacAGCTACCTGATTAAAAAACATTGAAGTACAACATTGTGAACAAtataaataatcattaaaaatattaaataactgataaaaaaatgtttttattaattattgccTTACCTCTGTCTGGTTCAGTtttctacagtatgtaaaaaacTCAAAGAACAACACACTGAGTATGATAAATAATCATTAACACATAGAAGACTTGTTAAAatacttgttaatattattaattattaccaTACCTTATCAGATATAGCCATCTACTAAAATTGAAGCACAACatcaaacaacaacagagaaCCAAATCATTAAATAGCTGATAAAAATAAGTGCAGAAGAAAATTGTTAATTTTGTTATTAATGCCTTACCTTTGTCTGCTTCAGTAAAAAGCAgaacaattcaaaaacaaaagagTGAGTAAGATAATCATTGAATTGTTAAAAGGTGATAATAGGAGCAGTAACTTGCTTGCAGTTGTCATCACTGCTCCTCTTTGTGGAGTAGCTGAGGCCAGAAGTTGATAGAATTGGGTCTCCAGAGCTTTCTGCCTCTCTGAGGTCTACTCACAAAACCTCATTGGCCTCTTAGCACTTACCTGCTGCCAGCTCTCTtcgctgctcctctctgtggagGAGCTGAGGCCAGAAGTTGAGGGGAATGACTCTTGAGAGTTTCGTCCCTCCATGACGTTTTGCTCCCATCACCTCGTGAGAAAGTGAGGGTGCTGTGAAGAAGCTGCCTTGACCACAAAGACAGAATCTTCTCAGTTGATCTTCAATAATTTACTGATGCTGCTCCACAGGCTGCTAATGCTGAACAGGCACCTGCAGGTGCCTGACAATCAGTCTCTGAGGAACAGCAACCGAATCCCAAAAGGAGGATGGAGGTGGACCGGAGGACCAGCGGGAACACCAACAGGAACAGCGACGGGGGAACCAGTGGGAACAGGAGGAAGCACTCGTCGCCTGGCCTGCCTGAAGCGCTGCTGTGTGGACTCCTGGATGACAGGAGAGCGAAGTCCGACGTCATCCCCATCATCAGCGTCCTCGTCGCCCGTGGTGTCGTAGCCAGAGTCGTCCAGGGTCTCTTCGTCCTTGTCCTCGTCATCAGAGAGTGGGTAGACCTCACCGTCTTCAAACTGAAAGACACTcacatcctcatcatcctcatcatcatcagaagAAAGAGGGGGGATATACTCACCTTCTTCAACCTCAGGCGCCTCATCATCAGAGACGATGTAGAGGCGGAGGTTGTTGGGTCGGATCAGCTGCGGGAGCACCTCAGCACGTTCAGCGACGCCGTCTGAGTTCTGAGAGGAGCCACCTGAGCGGACAAGAAGATAcatgtatattaatattgttaaaAACACTGTATGACGTTGGAATGAACAGGTGGTTTTGAGGGAGTTTGGTGGCAGAAATTATTTTCCATGGCACTGTATGAATTGTTTATATTATCCTAGAAGATGTTGCCGTCTTCATTACTTCCTATGGTTTGCAATGAACTGTGTATAATGCTGAGATAAGGCCAGTTTGAGGAGTGTAGGACTGCATGTGTCATTATGCACATTACACACATGCAGCCGGGCAACGTTACTACACATACAGTTCTCTTTATGCATTCATGATGAAGATTcatgaacataaaaaaataataaaaaataaaaataagtatgtaagatatgtacagtatgtatgtttatgtactgtatgtatgtatgtatgtatgtatgtatgtatttatgtatatatatatatatatatatatttgtgtgtatatgcaggtatgtatgtatatatgtatttgtgtgtatatgcaggtatgtatgtatgtatgtatatatatatatatgtgtgtatatgcaggtatgtatgtatgtatatatatgtatttgtgtgtatatgcaggtatgtatgtatgtatatatatatatatatatatgtgtatatgcaggtatgtatgtatgtatatatatgtatttgtgtgtatatgcaggtatgtatgtatgtatgtatatatatatatatatatatatgtgtgtatatgcaggtatgtatgtatgtatatatatgtatttgtgtgtatatgcaggtatgtatgtatgtatatatatatatatatatttgtgtgtatatgcaggtatgtatgtatgtatatatgtataagcTTAAACAATTAAATCAAGCAAACTCAGCTCTCCACTTGTAGGAAGCCGccatatttgtttacatttgtaaCGTTACGTCCTGCACGCTCTGACGCGTGCTGACGTCAGCTCGTAATAACGTCACTGTCTCCATGGTGATGGTGCTgaagaaaatgttattttttggcatttttcgAAAATTAGGCAAGTCGCCATTTTGTTTGGTTATATTTCAACGCCAAATTTGCAAGAATTGTTCCCCTAAAACAAAAAGGACTGTTTTCAAATCACTACATTATTGTTAATAGAGACATTAATAGCTTCTGTACATGTGGCGGGAAATTCAATAGATTCCCAACATGAAATCATGATTTTACCCGGAGAACACGTGGTGTAGCTGCTAGGTGGCTGTTCtcattaaatgtgtttaatcCAATAAGGCCCACTTCATTCTGTAGCTTTAaactcaataaaatatattaaattaagtAAGTGTTTTAGATAGATTAATTAATGACTTTGgaggaagaaaaacagcaaacgTAGAAGTTGTCTTACTTCCGTGGTCGTTGTGTGACACACCGGCGGCTCCAAGCAGCAGCTGCTCCTCACCGTGGAGCTCCTCACGGGTCGGTGACCTCGGCCGGCTGAAAGACATTTCTCCAGTTGTTTTCTTCTCCGGTAACTTAATGGTGATTATCCACTAGTCCAAAGGTAATCTACAACAGATGTTTCTCGTTCTCCAACAATTCAGCTTTCCAGCGTTCAGGTTTTGCAGCAGCGTCTGATGTCAAACTCGGATGCAAAAGGGGAGATggaatgattgacagctctttTATACTGGTACCTCGGTCCTACGTCATTACGTTCCCATTACCTTTACTGACGCACGGGGGATTTCATAAACTGTACCTTGTtcttcttattttctttttatgtgtACCTATTATTAtgacacaaaaatatatttcttttctttatttgtgaCATTCGTACTTTATGTAAATCTAAAAATCACACTTCCTCTTTGAACGTCGGATGCGGTATAGGCTATATTAATATTTGGTGTGGTTGTATATTAATTTGGAGTGCTGTGTATTGCGTAATATTTAAGGTAATGTATATTTTTGCCTCTGAgagaagagtttttttttgcagaaaagcAGTTTTACTATATAATCTGCAATATTAATATTGTAGTTTGGGATAATTTACTTATATCAAGCCatttaaatctaaatctaaatgttGAATCTAAATCTGACCAAATCggctttaaattaatcaaatcacttgataatttattactccatttttcaattcacatctATTTTTACAGCTcaatttttcaattcacatgcgttttcatcacctccatttttatcatttaatatTTGTTACCTCCACCCCTCATACACCCTTCACTGATTAGGGAACGAAAGCAAAGAATAACTTATATTTATTGGACTGAAAAATTCACTTGTCAGTAATGTTGAGCACATTGATTCTGGCGAATGGCAACAACAGACAGATATTTAAATGTCTGTGCAGGAgtggaaaagaaaacactgacaaactgacatttGGCCAGACAAATAACTTTATTGCATTTAAACAAGTAGCGTTTCAATTTGTATTATTAGTGTTAACATTCATGTATTCACTCAGGAGCACTTCACTGTCATTCAATCAATAGTAAAATATTCTGCAAAATATTATGAAATTTAAAGCATTTTCAGAAATGTGCACAATACTTCAGTCATGTTGTCGTGCACATTAGTCAGTGTTAGTGTTTTAAAGCTATAGGGTAACATAAACATGGAGTTTAACAGATTTATGAGCCACTGTTTTTATAGTAATAGTTCATACAACATGCATTTATTTGCAAAAACATCCAAGGCCAGAGATGAAGATGTGTAAGGCAGCAAGTGTACCCTGCTGTATCAAAATCTTAATGTTCTACAGAGTAAACACAGACTTCAATCAAAAATGTGGAAGGACAATGGAAAAAGGTAAGGGGAAATTGCATGTCAGCAGTTGCCATGTATGAGTCTGCATGGTGAGTACTCTAGTCCTACTTACAATGTGTCTGGCAAAGCGACACTGTAGTGATAAGATGGGAATGCAAAGCAAGCTAAACTATTATAAGAAGACAGGGTCACAATTTTAATTCAGTTTACATAATTTTTCAGACACGCTTTAAAAGGTTTCCACGTGTTTAAGCAGCACACAACAAATACAGTCAAAGTGTGATGCATCTACATTTCATAGGACTATATATCTGGTGTTGACATTATAACACAAACATTTGCCTTTATTCTCTCAAGAGAGCTGGTTAGTCAACACCAACTGCTTGTTGTCGTATAGGGAATATAATTTTGTATTGTAAGAAggaaacaaatgaaagaaaattatgtacatttgtataaaaacaaagatttagagaaaaataaaaaggtgcCAGTTTGTTGATCCAAATCAACATAAAAGCATGTAACACATAGCGTTCATAGGTTAGTCTCCAAAGCCATGCTTGTTTGAGAAAGCAGGCTTCAAAGGAAAACAATCGGCAGCCCCGTTTAAATACTCAAAACTATATCCGCCCTTTACCTCTGCCTTGAAGTGATCACCGATCTCACGATGCAACTTAATTTGAAGCTTTTGACTAATTCTTTCAACCATTTCTCTTAAAATTCAGATCAGTGTTacaagacaaagagaaagaggcGATACATTTTTCTCAGTAGTCAAATAAGACTGCCCTGCCTGTCATCAGTTCATCAGTGAAGCCGTCCATTTTAGTGTAAGTCATCATTCATGTCACAGTAGTTTTACTTAAAGCTTGTTGGCTGGAGGCACTGAGAAACAACAGACCACAGGCTGCCACACAGGCGAGCAAGGGCCTGGCTCtgaaaaatatgataaaataaacattaataatagaATAATGATTAATAATAGAATGTCAGAGGATAATCTTTGCATAATGATGCTTTTGGGAAGCGTAGCCAATGGTGCATCCTTAACACCCACACCGTACACGAGTTGAGAGCAAATGGAGTATGTGGAGACTACTTGGGCAATTAGTGGCCTGTGTTTGACACCATAATGGAGATACCAAAGTGCTGTCAAGCAACCAATATTCACAAGGTCATTTCCacatatttctgtaaaaaaataaataaaaataagctaAGTGATAGCATTTCTGGAAATTCTCTATAATTTCCCAATATATGCTTTACCTGTGGTCCCTTTTTCAGGCTCCAGGacaaatttgcaattaaaaGTTAAATAGTCACATTTGTGACTAATTTcacaaataaaccaacttcCAGGCACAGCAAATGGACATCAAACGGATTATCGGCCATCTCTCTGagcttaaaaattaaaatgaccggagaaaaaaataattcttcACAACCACACAAATATACTGAGAGGGCAATTACAATGTAACCAAAGAAATGTAACTAAAATTGATTAAATTGGTAATCCTTTGATAGTTACGCTCAGTGCCAGTGGAATCTGGATGTCCAATAAAATACATCTCTGATTAGTTCTGAACTCGCGAGATATTCTTTTTCATTATACATAAACATTTAGGAGCAAGGCGGTGTGTGAAATGTGATATGGTGCAAATGACTGGAAGCATTACATTTATCAAGGCAATTTGAACACTGTAATCACCCAT
Coding sequences within:
- the LOC119492575 gene encoding ribonuclease E-like; translated protein: MSFSRPRSPTREELHGEEQLLLGAAGVSHNDHGSGSSQNSDGVAERAEVLPQLIRPNNLRLYIVSDDEAPEVEEGEYIPPLSSDDDEDDEDVSVFQFEDGEVYPLSDDEDKDEETLDDSGYDTTGDEDADDGDDVGLRSPVIQESTQQRFRQARRRVLPPVPTGSPVAVPVGVPAGPPVHLHPPFGIRLLFLRD